From the genome of Cervus elaphus chromosome 7, mCerEla1.1, whole genome shotgun sequence:
GATAGTAGGAGTAGGAAAGCTATAACTCCACTGAGGGGAATTCAGTAACATCTAATAAAACACATGTGCATTTCCACAATTCAACTTCCAGAAATTTAGACTGAGGATCCCTCCACAAATCTAAAGCCAATGTTTGCACTGGGTTATTCACTCCCATATTATTCTTTGTAATACAAGCTTTTAGAgacaacctaaatttccatccTTCAAAGTCGATTTGAATGAATTATGAGACATCTACACAATGAAGTGTTTATAACCATAAGGAAGTTCTTTGTGATATAACCTGAGGTAATTTCCATGAtatgtttttaaatggaaaaagaaaactacgTGTACAAGAGTCTATAAGAAAGAATGAGGAAATTAGTGTATATCTAATAGATTTCTGTGaatttttcttacttttgctaacaaaaatacaggaaaattaaatcagaaactaatttttaaatgacttgtaAACAATGGAGTAAGGCATTGCAGAGTCAAACAGTACTGCGTGACTGAACACATGTAGTGGAGTTAAAGATGGGAATGACTTCTGGAATATATCCCTTTCATATTGCTTTGACTTTTGAACAATGTATGAAACTGGGTATGTGTGTGCGTTAGTTgcacagtcatatctgactcttttcaacccatgcactgcagctcaccaggttcctctgtccgtggaattctccaggcaagaatactggagtgaggtgtcattcccttctccaagagatcttcccaaggcagggattgaaccccacgtctcctgtattgcaggcagattctttaccatctgagtcaccagggaagcccccataaaacTGAGATCTAAGATACAATCGTTTTTTTGATTCTGTTGACTGAAAGGCCAACAAGTAACCATACTCAATGATCACCCCTGATTGTCAGATCTTTGTACATATCTTTCAAGGAGACTAgaactcttagagaaaaaagCTGAAGAACAGGAaaatggaaaggagaaaaagaaagaataccttgagcaagaaaaaatgaaatcctCAAGACTAATTTATTCAGCTAATAGATGGCAGGTATAGGAATTATATCTAGGGAGTTTAGCTCCATCAGTCACTCTCAAATTCTGCCCTATATCACaatagaaaggaaggaaggaactgcttaaaaaaagaaacaaacaaaaaaaaaaaaaataggaggagaaagggcagaGGAGAGATAAAAGAGACAACAAGTGTGAtcagaagaaaggaggaaagggtaCATATCAGAAGTTTTAAACTGAAGGAGGGCTACATTCTATGCCTTTCTTAATGAATGTATGGCATTGAAAATGACATGGTTGTCCTTAATAAAAGAGTTGAGAAAGAAGGGGTAGTAGAGAAAAGAAACTCATTAATTCACCCATATTGAGTCAAAAATTGAATTTGAGTTGAGTTGATCAGCTCAACTTATTATACCATTCTACCCAAGCCTTGCCCTGGAGGGGTGAATTACGAGGTATGAATAAGAGATAATGAGGGATTATTACTAACAGTTTCTTTGAGTTCCTGGATATTCCAGGTCAACTCGTTTCAGACTTGGTAAATGAAAGACTCATTATTTTCTATCCATTCTTGATATAACGTAGCACATTATAACAGACAGATATTTGGGGAATGAAATCTCTCCAGGTGTAAAATATCACTGAGGATTTCTACAACTGTTATACCCCTTACCTGATTACATGTACATTGGTTAATAAAATAACAATTGCCTTGCCCCATTAAAAATGTTCGATTATAAATGAATCATGATTGGATACATTAAATCATGACTTTTATTTTACTAATctaagtaattattttatttggaatatttcataaatattaattcaCCCAATATTGAGTCAAAATTGAATTATCTCTGGAATAATACTACCGGCTACCATAGGTGgcttggtagtaaagaatccacctaccagtgccagagacacaagagatccCTGGGGCcgggaaaatcacctggaggaagaaatggcaacccactccagtattcttgcctggagaatcccatggacagaggagtctggtgggttacagtctgtgggatcgcagagtcagacacaacttagcaactgagcatacgTGCCCTGTTGAACAGATCAAATTTTGTTTACCCTCAAGATGAATGTAGGGTATAGAACACTGGTTCTTTAATAGCATCATAAAATGCCAATTCAATTACTAATGACACAATTTCCTGTTTAATAAGTTGCTTGTTCACACTCAATGATAGAGCCTGGTCATAGATCCTAATCTCTGACAGGAGAGGACGATGATGAATATACTTTAAAACTTTGGATAATGTAGGCAGCTGACAATGAGTTATAGTTTAAAAATCCCCTTTAAGCAACTACTACTCAGAATGCTACATGCATCATCTCCTGCAGCTAACTGGCACACCTAGCATTCTTTGTCCTTGCAAAGTGCCAGGCAGACATCTTTTAAGGGTCACCACCtctctattgggcttccctgataactcagctggtaaagattccacctgcagtatgggagacctgggttcgatccctgggttgagaagatcccctggagaagggaacggcccacttccagtatcctggcctggagaattccatggactgtatagtctacggggtcgcaaagagttggaaactattgagcgactttcactttccttcacctCTCTATGGAGTGAAAAGACAATGTGCTTAAATGTTTCAATCAAAACACATCATGCATATATAGCAAGTTAGTCTCAGGGCCACATGTTAGGTAAACTAAGTCTCTTTTCTCCTAGGAACACAATTTTTGgtaatacaaaatacaaaaaaaaaaaaaaaagatttttttttttttaattgccttcagtttccattttatttcacacCTCTGGGCAAAGCTGCTTGATATCCCCAAAATTGCCatattccctctcttcctcttttccccttcagtTTACAGCTAGTAACATTATCtcttttattctaaaattataaGTCTGGTAATTATTCTCTGACTTTAGACTTCTGAATCTTTCCTTTAGGACTTCATTAAAAAGCAGTTTgaagagttccctggtggtggaGTGATTAGTATtcaacactttcactgccaagggcctgggttcaacccctggtcagggaaataagatcctgttAAGTCACACAGGGTGATCAAAAATAGCAAAAcaggcaaataaacaaacaaatgaaaacaaaagcatgcTTTGGGTTCCCAGTTCTAAAAAAgtcaataattactttttaaaaataaatttaaaatattttgcaagttTCATAGTTTTCCAAGTGCTCCTAGAAGAATGGTCTCATCTGTTCTCCACGACAACCCTGGGAAGCACACAGGACAGGTATAACTAACATCTTGCAGATGAGAACATAGGCTTGGCAACATTGGGAGACTTGCTCAAGATAACATGGCCCATCAAAGTCTCCTGACAGTCCAGAGCAGATTTTCTTTGCACAGTCTGAGTTGTCCAAGCCATGAGAATATTAGTTGTCAAAGGAAATATGGTTGGACTCTCCTCTAAAAGGCTCATAGTTTTCAAGGTCCATCTGTAATCAGACTGGGTTTTATTTATACACAATAACCTCACGTTGGTCTCAAATCTTACTCTGTGTTCATTTAGGTgtcttgtttcttcttttatttatttattcaactgtaaacagtgacaggctGGAGTAGGATTATGAAGATGTTTTATGTCATGCCTAAGAGTCTGACTTTATTTTAGAAGCTGTGAGGATTGGAGATGGAGGACAGACACatccacacatacacataaaacaaCACTCGGTTAAATATTAGACATGTGCAGTGGGTGTAGCCTCTTAGGGAAAGGGAAGATATTAGAATTGTCAGTCAAATTAATCCTTGAGATAAGGAACACTTGAAAGAGGAGACTGATTTAAGAGAATAAATGATGAGTTTGAGTTTAGACATTTGGGGTTTAGAGTGAGTtggctgaaaacaacaacaacaacaacacagaacCTAAAAGATGAGAGTCATGTTTTATCAGTGGACATTCTCAGAACTTCAAGTCTGGGAGATATCATCTCAAATACATTGAAAGACTGCCCTGAAGAGGAAGGGGGAAGCCAGGACATATAGGAGTTTTTGGCAACATAACCAGGTAGTTGAAACATCAAAAAATTACTGTTAATAAAAGATACCTgaatatctcaagttaaggaatttagtgcttttctacgtttgagaagatgtaagagtctgggctcacttcagtcattcctttgatatgctcCTCAGCTATCTAGGGCCAGTAGCTTGTATTTTCTCATCCTGAATTTTCTCGGCTGCACAGTCTGGTGTGGCTGTAGCAGCTGGCTGCTAGATGAGCTTGGCGatgggcagctcctttgtatgtaTCCTGAACGCCCTTTGGGCTTACCATCCAGGTGACTCTAAAGTGATGGTTTGATGGCTGCaatatcctttgtttactgatatggcaagcAATATTTTAGTTGTCAAGTGACAATGAAAAGAAGtgtcaaataaaaaatagaagagaataaTTTTTCACTAGGTTAGGCTGTGATAAGAAACAACCCTCAGATTTTATTGGTTTACCATAACAAAAGTTTGTTTCTTGCTTAGAATATGTATTAACTGCTGCAGTTCTGTTTGAGACTACCCAGATCTGTGCCGTGTACTTTGTTCATTCCCAGATCACAGCCAAGATGGCAGCTATGATGGGGAAATGCCCTGGGTCAATCTTGCAGCGACTCTTCCTTTCTGCTCAGATGCCTCCAATGTCACACCTGTTTAAGctgaagcaagtcacatggccaaagtaACATCAACATTGGCGGGGTGGAGGAGTCTATTCCCATAAGGAGTATTGCAAGTCACATGGTACACAAGCTGGCGGGTATGACTCTCTTCCAAGATGAGGAAGTAAATAATTTTAGACAATAATGCAATCTACTACTTCGAGTCTGAAAATAAGCATCATGGTCTATAATAGAGATATAAATTGGCAAATCATCAGAGTACAGGTTGCAACTGAAGCCATGGGAATGGATGAAATCATGGAAAGTATTTTAGATTTGAGAGAAGAGAAATGTCAAAGACAAAACTATTCTCTACATTTGCCTCCATATTCACCATCGCACCATTGCTCATAATGTTTTATTCAGAATACCCTCCCTATCTGTCATTCCCATACCCAAAGTCTGTTTATAGCAGTTAGATATAAATTATagttataatttatatgttatatagttataattacataaaaatatatagttataatAGCTAATTATAATTAGcaaaatttttataaacttcTTAACAACACCCTGTCTTCTTTTCTGGAATGCTGACCTATCTCCATGGTATAGTTTTGTTATGTGGTAAATCCAGTTGTTTGCTTTTGCATTACAGAAGCCCAGGGCTTCTCtgcatcttttcttttatggTCCCACATTGCCATGGGATAGGCAGGTTGCATAAACTCAGCCAGGTGGATATTTCTGAGTGGGAAGCTGACTCCTCAGTAAGTGCCATGGGGGCAGGGATGAGAGTTGGAGTTCATACAGTCCAGCAAAGAAATCTGTTCCTATTGTACCAACTCCCTATTCCCTCGGCAACAATTTTGATCTCTACCCATTTTAAAGTCTGGTATTCTCACTTTCCCAACAAATCTGTCAGCTCCTAATATCTTTAGGACATAGTCTATTTCCCTTAAATTAGAGTttcttgttgtttggttgctaagtcacgtctgactctttgcgaccccttggaccgtgacacgccaggcttcccagtccttcactatctccacgAGTTTGCTCAATCTCACGTTCATAGGGTCAGCGATGCCATctgaccatttcatcctctgttgcccccttctctcccagccctcaatctttcccagcaccagggacttttcgaatgagttggctctttgcatctggtggccattCAGAAGGGAAGTAAATGGGTTCAGTTTGCCAGCACCCCTTATCAGGCTTTTATGTACTTTGAGATATTAAAGCACAGCAGACACGATTCTCCTGAAGGCAAGCAGcctatttctttgttttatattctttttagacATTCTCTCACTGAGGTTTAATTTATTTGACATTTcttcttaatattcttttatgCATTAATACACAACTTCTTGACATCTGGAAATTCAGGTGTTACGTGGTGGGTGAGTCAGCTTCACTCCTCAGCAAATAGATTTTCCCTGTTCCCCATCCCCACTGTAATCCCTCATCCAATCCCCATCGGCtatagaaaatttgaaatctACAAATCTTGTGGTTTACATTATACTTCCCTCAGAATATAGACATCTTCTTCGAATTCTCCCAATACTCCTGCAAGGAAGGAAAACACAGTGTTCTTATTGCCACCTGaaagcaaaaaagtaaaaaaagtccTAGAGTTTATCTCTGGTCTAGAGTATTATCTTTGGTAATGTTTCTCATAATGTTGTCATGGACCACCAGCATGAGGCTTGTTGAGGGTTTTGGTAAGAGTCCACATTCTAAGCCCTTCCCCAAATAGAATCCTTGAGAGTAGGGACGGCATTAACCTGCAGTTGATTTTCACATACATTAAAGTTAACTTAATAAGTATCTCCTATTTTTGGACAGAGGATTCAATGTATGTAACTCATGTAAAGAATAAAAACTCCAAGAGGGCAAGCAATTGTTTCCTCCATGTCCCCGTCACCTAGAATAGTGTCTGACATTTAGTATAAGTTCAGTGATGGCTGATTAAGCAGATGAACAGAAAAGAACATGAAGTCACAGGTTGAAAACAGGAaagtaatttattaataaaatgggaTCAAGCCTTTAAATTTGTGAGAATCCTGACTCCACTGTTTATTGGTACTTGATTTTTAACCTCTCTGTTCTTCAAAGTTCTCAAGGAAACTATGGTAATAGTGCGACTTCCTTAGTTTgttgtgaagaataaatgagttTAAATATATAGAGTGCCTAAAACACTCAAAAACTTTAGTTAATTGCAATTTAGCAGTAACTGGCCCCAGGTCAGGCATCAAATCAGCCAGGTATGACCCAGGTTTTCTTACttctttgtacattttctttttttttaatgacttggcAGATCTCAGAAGGTCCTCTCTTTCCAAAATATCTCTTTCACCATACTACTTGGTCCTTCAAATACAGGTAGGTATTTCCACCATTGTAGTCATTTTTCTAAAGCAGACAGGAAAACTGAGCACTTTCGGATAAAGCAAGGACTTGGAAACAAAGTTTGAACTGGAAATCAGAAActaagttttgttttctgttagcTAGCTTTCCCCATTAGTCTTAGCAAAGTTAAGCGTGTCAGAGGACCTTGTTACggctgttcagtggctaagtcgtgtcagactctttgtgtccccatggattgcaccaagccaggctcccctgtccctcattatctctcagagtttgctcagattcatgttcattgattcagtgatgctatctaaccatctcattctctgcacccccctcctcctcctgccttcaatctttcccagcatcagggtctttttcaatgaatccactcttcacatcaggtgacaaatactgaagcttcagcatcagtccttctaatgaatattcagacttgatttccttttggattgtctggttttgatctccttgctgttcaagcgactctcaagagtcttctctagcatcacaattCAGAGGGCCCAGTAATAGGTAGATTCTGAAAGTCTACCCAGAgattcatatacatgtattttaattttagggGTTaaagagaagtgtgtgtgtgttgcggggcggggggggcggggagaaggTAGAGGAGTAGTGAAATGTgcaactttaaaaatgaacacaaaattttaaatcctGAAGTTCTTTCAGcggtttggttttatttccatttgatCAAAGGCACTAACGCCCCTTCCTGGAACAAGCAAGATCATAACCAAAATGAAGACCAGTGTAACCACTGTCCTACTGATTCCTGCATTCCAATGGAAGAACAACAAATATGGCCAAAAGCCATTTCTCAAAGGGTTCCACATTTCTAGCTACATTGGATAAGCCTGGCAACGTGGTGGGGTGGGTTCGGAGTCACGGAAACTTTTATCAGAAGAACCTGATTaaattagtgttttttgttttttgtttacttccttcttccttcactCCAAGGAGAGTCCTTGAAAAGAAGGCATACTTTATGCTTGGCATTTCGAAGAAGAAGTGGGGAACTGTGTGCAGTCCAAGTGTCTACCGTATCTGGAGATGGGCTGGAAATTAGTATAGAGCGGAGAAGAAAGAGCGGAGAGACTCGGAAATGAGACCACTGCTGCAGGGCTAGGATCACAGGTAAGAAGACGTGCGATCcgaggcgggggaggggaggctgtgcGGGGTGTGGAAGGGGCGGGATTGGGGGCGGTGTTTGGGAGCGGAGGCTTTTCGCCTTTAAAGGGCCGGAATACCGGAGAGCGTGGGCGGAACCCCGTAGCGGCCGGGGCCAGTCCGAGCCCCGGGAGGCGGGGCGCGCGAGGCCACGCCCACGGCCGTCGGGCCCGCGCTTTCCCGAGCTCCGCTGGCGTTCGCTGCAAAATTCCGTGGAAGAACCACCGAATGAATGGCCCTCATACTGGGATGGGGGCCCCGGGCCCCCGCGGGGCTCCAGATCTCGCAGACTCGCTCCGCAGCGAGCAACGCTCCCGGCTGTTTGCGCGCGAGGAGGGGCGCGGGACTCCCTCGGCCCCAGGCGCCCCGAACCCCTCGGCGGCGGAATGGAGCCGCAGGCAGGGCGGCGCCCGCGAGGACCGCGGGAAGGGGGAGAACGCGGACTGTGATTCCTGGGTCCGAGATAAAGTGCTCTTTCTTTTGCACCCGGAGAGGTGGTTGGGGACTCAGGGGGACGCCGCGCGGGAAGAGGTGGCCGATGAGGAGGACCTTTTCAAGGCGGAAGGACAAGACCAGGCACCCAACcgctcttctcctctctttccacGGAAACTTCGAATTTCTGGCAGCCGTGTAGACGCTCCCTCTCGAGCTCCCAAACCCCTGCTCGTGCGCGTCTTGGATTATGAGGTGACACAAGAAGTCCTGGAGGTCGCTTGGGCGAAGGGCAGCCTGACCACGCGGACAGAGGAGCGCTCCATGACCGCGGTCACTTTCCGCACCAACAGGGAGTGAGGCGCGTTGCGGGGCGCCAGGATCCCTGGAGAAGCCCGCGCTCTCGGCACAAAGAGGAACACCCGTGTCCACGCAGAGAGGATCGTTTCACCGACCGGATACCCGGAGAAGATTCAGTGGGCTAGAGGAGCCCGGGGAATGTTCGGGGACGGTGGAACAGCGCTTATCGAGAAAATGCGCTTCCGGAAGCCCCAACCTGCGATTAACAAAACAGCAAGAACATTTTCAGAGTCTGGCCGTGCTCTCCCGGAAGGCACAGGGCACCCAATGCAGACTGAAGAACTGTAAGCAACAAATACCTCCTTAAATACTGTGGCTTAAATACTGTGACGGTCTGGCGACCTtagaagagggaaagaaatattttttttcagatttgtaGAACGCGggaattttgaaataagaaacTCTATTGTTAATTCTTATTTTGCAATTCCTCTCACTTGGTCACTTTTCTCCCTCCGCCCCATTTCTCTATGAGACCTGAAAGCAGAAGGGAAGTTTGAGGTCGGCTCTCTGccaaggggtggaggtgggaataTCTGGGGAGAGAGGCTTGTTTTAAAACTGgaatagaaagtaaaaagaaatgaaagaataaaatgtaaaacaaagcaGTCAGTAAACAAAATCTTTTTGTTACTCTTCTGATTCGCAcatctttcttcttgttttctttttttcacatttaagtgtTAGGACTTGCtctatgcaggagaccagaggtcggtccctgggtcgggaagatcccttggagaaggaaatggcaacccactctagtattcttgcctggagaattcgatggacagaggagggcggcagttcatggggtcgcaaagagtccaccacgactgagcgactaacacaaggGTTGAGAAGTAAACAGGCGCTAGGAAAAGAAGGGGGGAAAACAGAAGGCAaaactttgaaagtgaaatgCCATTTAAAAGGACTTTACCCCAAAGTATCTAATTTAGTTCAGTAAAAATGCCATTAATGtgaaaattttagttattttaatgttTGAAATACTGCAAATAAAGGTAGATAGAAGTGTATAGTTTGCCATAAAATGACTGTATCTTATTCAGAGTTTCTTATTAAGATTTTGTAGTCGAGACCGAATCAAAAATACATCTCTCTTGATgctgttggggaaaaaaatttcttttgctgCTATTGAAACaactcattttttattattattatttttaaaaattttttgttaaacACCACCTTTATTAACTCTCTAGTAGTGGGGCCTGGTTTGAAGGTGTGTGAGGAGCAAAGCACCCTCTCTAGAGGTGATCTGATGAACTGAAGGAGTATCCGGTTACTGCAGGAATTAATGAAACAAATGGGGACTCTGACTCTTGAGGAGTAGAACTATTGAACATGGCCCCCTCCCAGACTCCTCCTTTGCCCCTTATTTTCAGTTTAGAGCTTGACAGACCCTCAGATGTGGTCTGACCCACCTCTTGCCAGACAAGACAGGTAAGATAcgtctctattttacagatgagccaaCCTAGACCTCGAGGTCAagtggtcacacagctagttactGCATATGCTTACTAAGTAGATAATATGATCTGCTCATCTCTCTTGTAAAAGTTTGGGGATGGCCTTTAGGACTTAGTTCTAGGGAGTCAGAGATGAGTGAGGGCAGCCTGGGTTTTCTGTCTCATGTTTATGAGAAATGTTAAGATCACCTTGGTGTTCTTGAGTCTGGCCAGGCCTGTAGGCTGGAGACTCACCCCTAGCAGTTCTCAGGCCAGTGTGACCTTCACTTGAGTGGAATTAAGTATCTTGAGAGCTCATCTGTGCTTGAAATTGCTTGGTAGGTCAAAAAGGTAATATAGACTCCATGAAATGAATTATCTTTTTACCTAACAACCCTGCCTGGCTCCAATGTGAGGTTTAACATAGCAAACAAATTTCAGATCTGACTTAATAAGTTGTTGAGAGTCAACATGTGCCCCACATGGTTGAGCTTTGAATATAGACAAGAAaagttgctttttgttttttgtctgcttggcatgcaggatcttagttctccaatctgggatcaaacctgcgccctcagcagtgaaaatgctgagtcctaaccactggatctccagggaattctCGAAAAGCCTCTTTAAAGTTGACCCAAAACAGTAGTAtctttccattgccttctctatgaAGCAAACTCAGGAGCTGAACTACTTGGGTTTGAAACCACTCCACCTCTAACTAACCCTGTGCATTGGGGCAAgtgcttcacctctctgtgcctccggGTCCTTAATTgttaaataagaataataaatagtATCAACCTTACAGGGTTTTTTCCTAGGGTTAAGttagatgaaaaatattttgaacagtgcttggcatatagcAAATGTTCAAGGTTAATGTTTATTATTGTTTGTCTTATTGTTTAGTTCACTTTAggcttttatttaataaaaagtgTCAGAAGGCACACAACACAAAAAAACTTATAGATCCTAAACAAGTGGGTTTTATGGGCTTTTTTCTGCATTCTTGAAAGAAGAGGCTTATTTCTGGCTTTTCCCAACATTTAATAGATCAGTAAATACATTCCTTAAATTCCTTAGTAATAGCCCCCCTTCTCCCCAGCTTGTGATAAGATTGACCCTAAGTCTAAGAGGCCCTGCGCTTGACAGCCTTTGAAGAGGATTCACAGACTGCTTGATTCTCTGGTAGCTATGAGCTTGGAGTACCTTCTTTAAGACCTGTCAGGTTAGTCTAGCTGCCCTCTGGGATTTGAAATCTGACACCCTTGTCATCTCAGAAAAGCAGAATAAGAGAATTTTCATTTCATCtcctttctttcaaaaatgtatttattctaGTCAGTCAAATTCCTTTAATCCAAATGTTTgggttaattttctttcctttaagtcaagattattattattattattttttaattaatttattttttcagtgggttttgtcatacattgacatgaatcagcaatagatttacacgtattccccatcccgatcccccctccccccctccctctccacccgattcctctgggtcttcccagtgcaccaggcccgagcacttgtctcatgcatcccacctgggctggtgacctgtttcaccgtagatagtatacatgctgttctttcacaacatcctttaagtcaagattatttttaaagcacttatcAACCTCCCTGCCAACTGCCTACAATATGCttatagattttcttttaaaagctgtCTCCCTGATGTAGAAAGTAATAAGTTGAAGTCCTGTTGGGTTTGCTTCACAGGTGTTCCTGATCCCTGAGCAGAGAACCCTGTCATGGATGGAAGCTGAGGAATCTTTCGGTTAACAGTGTCCTGGGAGTAAACCCAAATGGAAGCTTGGGCATCCTCAATGCCAACTTGATTTAAAGCCAGGTCTCTGAGAATGACTGGCTCTTGGATCTTTGGTCTTACCTCCACCTCACCAAATATGTGGTCATATACAACTGTCTTATGTGGATGAATCACAGCAGCGACTTTGGAAGCCAGC
Proteins encoded in this window:
- the C7H6orf141 gene encoding uncharacterized protein C6orf141 homolog; amino-acid sequence: MNGPHTGMGAPGPRGAPDLADSLRSEQRSRLFAREEGRGTPSAPGAPNPSAAEWSRRQGGAREDRGKGENADCDSWVRDKVLFLLHPERWLGTQGDAAREEVADEEDLFKAEGQDQAPNRSSPLFPRKLRISGSRVDAPSRAPKPLLVRVLDYEVTQEVLEVAWAKGSLTTRTEERSMTAVTFRTNRE